In Thiovibrio frasassiensis, one DNA window encodes the following:
- a CDS encoding ATP-binding protein — protein sequence MRLRTITFLVFFIIGLFPLASSVVFNLPSLLATLEQAVQEQRLARLQDEFIALGRKVEQGRETLRVFGMLSETVDLVGWPEPGIPLDQLRTRLSDVVAKRWFKNRPEVLSVSVVDGLGQEQFHVSRQENGELGLSSAMSQNSMEEAMSRKARSFLPGTTFVGAIQGVVSPDKEGRLEQLIVYFGVPVQNEAYGTSGIAVLVLDLRRLIKKLEKYDLVSQDGSYLATAVHDRHRRHGSGPNHAFVEFPQLRQAMHDGKPVILKDLHGEANAWLPLISEAEGTHSLWVGQPVDRSVIEVWLQHFKENLVIIVSVLLLLLVGVAVAMAHYANLLQGQLMGGIASILGGSKKPQLNWRWPQELARLASDLDALAENHLADKAARVGAEEEVRREKESALVTLRSIGDGVIATDNGGLVTRMNVVAEQLTGWPQAEALGRKLDEVFAIIDAGTGEKSVNPVARVLATGKIVGLGNHTVLIARDGRKYQISDSAAPILEQDGICLGVVLVFRDVTEEYALQEELAHELTVKQALADLAGQLVGSGQNVAGIAGTILAAARELTASPHGFVGIIDAQSGVLVCHAFTEMMPGGEQGREETRELACSPGPDGRYPGLWGQALNKRQGFYANNPGGPPAASRCPEGHVAVERFLAVPVLLDGQLVGEIAVANSGREYTEKDLDLLGRVARPCAQAIKGVRVSEERESLMAALRQSQKMEAVGTLAGGVAHDFNNMLTPILGYTDLVMARLPRGDILRQDLEEVKRAALRAKNLVRQILSFSRQKGPELVCMALPPMLGECLEMLRSTLPSTIVFHEDIARDCGQIMADPTQIQQILINLCTNGAHAMEESGGTLKVTLREVQVAPGETVAGQDLRPGKYLRLAVGDTGCGMDKATQERIFEPYFTTKEQGKGTGIGLALVQGIVKGHGGYLSVSSMPGQGTTFSLYFPVCCDVAGQSPRALETSIPRGSERILLVDDEENVLGLLKEMSEYLGYRVTAVSDSTEAEVLFRTRPDDFDLVVTDQTMPGLTGIVLAQKIFTLKPKMPIIICTGFSEALSEEKAKEIGFAGYILKPVMIGDFARVVRRALEGGEG from the coding sequence ATGCGATTGAGAACCATAACGTTTCTGGTCTTTTTCATTATCGGACTGTTTCCCCTTGCCTCCTCCGTTGTTTTTAACCTCCCCTCGCTTCTCGCAACCCTTGAACAGGCAGTACAAGAGCAACGTCTTGCCCGCTTGCAGGATGAGTTTATTGCTCTGGGGCGCAAGGTCGAGCAGGGACGGGAAACCCTGCGTGTTTTCGGAATGCTTTCTGAGACCGTGGATCTGGTGGGGTGGCCGGAGCCAGGGATTCCCCTTGATCAGCTGCGCACGCGTCTCTCCGATGTGGTCGCTAAACGCTGGTTCAAGAATCGGCCCGAGGTTCTCTCGGTGTCTGTTGTTGATGGGTTGGGACAGGAACAGTTCCATGTGAGCCGGCAGGAAAACGGCGAACTCGGACTCAGTTCCGCCATGTCTCAAAACAGTATGGAAGAAGCGATGTCTCGGAAGGCAAGGAGCTTTTTGCCGGGCACGACCTTTGTCGGCGCCATTCAGGGGGTTGTCAGCCCGGATAAGGAAGGGCGGTTGGAGCAGCTCATCGTCTATTTTGGGGTTCCGGTGCAGAATGAGGCGTACGGAACCTCGGGAATCGCAGTGCTGGTCCTGGATCTGCGCCGCCTCATCAAGAAATTGGAAAAATATGATCTGGTCAGCCAGGATGGCTCCTATCTGGCCACGGCGGTTCATGATCGGCACAGGCGGCATGGCTCCGGGCCGAACCATGCCTTTGTAGAGTTTCCCCAGTTGCGGCAGGCGATGCACGATGGAAAGCCGGTTATCCTGAAGGATCTGCACGGCGAGGCCAACGCCTGGTTGCCCCTTATCAGCGAGGCCGAGGGGACGCACAGTCTCTGGGTGGGGCAACCGGTGGACAGAAGCGTCATCGAGGTCTGGCTGCAACATTTTAAGGAAAATCTTGTCATTATTGTTTCTGTTTTGTTGCTCTTGCTTGTAGGGGTGGCGGTGGCCATGGCGCATTATGCAAATCTCCTGCAAGGCCAGCTCATGGGCGGCATTGCCTCGATTCTTGGCGGGAGCAAGAAGCCGCAGCTGAACTGGCGGTGGCCACAAGAGCTTGCCCGGCTCGCCTCGGATCTTGACGCGCTGGCCGAGAACCATCTGGCGGACAAGGCGGCCCGGGTTGGGGCGGAAGAAGAGGTGCGGCGGGAAAAAGAGTCTGCCCTGGTTACTTTGCGCTCCATTGGCGATGGGGTGATCGCCACCGATAACGGGGGGCTGGTGACCCGGATGAATGTGGTGGCCGAACAGCTGACCGGCTGGCCTCAGGCCGAAGCCCTTGGCCGGAAGCTCGACGAGGTCTTTGCTATTATTGATGCCGGCACAGGGGAAAAATCCGTCAATCCGGTGGCCCGGGTTCTTGCGACCGGCAAGATAGTCGGCTTGGGCAACCATACGGTGCTTATTGCCCGCGATGGCAGGAAATACCAGATTTCGGACAGTGCCGCTCCTATCCTGGAACAGGATGGAATCTGTCTTGGGGTTGTCCTTGTTTTCCGCGATGTGACCGAGGAGTATGCCCTGCAGGAGGAACTGGCCCACGAGCTCACGGTAAAACAGGCCCTGGCCGATCTGGCAGGACAACTGGTGGGGTCGGGGCAAAACGTGGCCGGGATTGCCGGGACAATTCTTGCCGCGGCCCGGGAGCTTACCGCGAGCCCGCACGGCTTTGTGGGCATTATTGATGCGCAGTCCGGCGTTCTGGTCTGTCATGCCTTTACGGAGATGATGCCCGGCGGAGAGCAGGGGCGCGAGGAGACCCGGGAACTGGCGTGCTCCCCCGGCCCGGATGGACGGTATCCCGGATTGTGGGGACAGGCGCTCAATAAGAGGCAGGGCTTTTATGCCAATAATCCGGGTGGCCCTCCTGCGGCATCCCGCTGCCCGGAGGGGCATGTCGCGGTGGAACGGTTCCTTGCCGTGCCGGTGCTCCTCGATGGGCAACTGGTTGGTGAGATCGCGGTGGCCAATAGTGGGCGGGAATATACGGAAAAGGATCTTGATCTGCTGGGTCGGGTGGCGAGACCTTGCGCCCAGGCCATTAAGGGGGTGCGAGTCAGCGAAGAGCGTGAGAGTCTCATGGCGGCTCTGCGGCAGTCCCAGAAGATGGAAGCTGTTGGTACCCTGGCCGGCGGGGTGGCCCATGATTTCAACAACATGCTCACCCCTATTCTCGGTTACACCGATCTGGTCATGGCCAGGCTGCCACGCGGTGACATCTTGCGCCAGGATCTGGAAGAGGTGAAGCGGGCGGCGCTGCGGGCAAAAAATCTGGTGCGGCAGATTCTTTCTTTTAGCCGGCAGAAAGGGCCGGAACTTGTCTGTATGGCCTTGCCGCCGATGTTGGGTGAGTGCCTGGAGATGTTGCGGTCCACCCTTCCTTCCACCATTGTTTTTCATGAGGATATTGCCAGGGATTGCGGGCAGATTATGGCAGATCCTACTCAGATCCAGCAGATTCTTATCAATCTCTGCACCAATGGGGCTCATGCCATGGAAGAAAGTGGGGGTACCCTGAAGGTCACTCTTCGAGAGGTCCAGGTGGCTCCGGGAGAGACGGTTGCCGGCCAGGATCTCCGGCCCGGAAAATATTTGCGTCTGGCGGTCGGTGACACCGGCTGCGGTATGGACAAGGCCACGCAGGAGCGGATATTTGAACCGTATTTCACCACCAAGGAGCAGGGCAAGGGTACAGGCATCGGCCTTGCCCTGGTACAAGGTATTGTTAAGGGGCATGGCGGGTATCTTTCCGTTTCCAGCATGCCGGGGCAAGGAACAACCTTTTCCCTCTATTTCCCGGTTTGTTGTGATGTTGCCGGGCAATCGCCCAGGGCACTGGAGACCTCTATCCCCAGGGGTTCCGAAAGGATACTGCTGGTGGATGACGAAGAAAATGTCTTGGGCTTGCTCAAGGAAATGAGCGAATACCTCGGCTACCGGGTGACAGCCGTTTCGGACAGTACCGAGGCCGAGGTCCTGTTCCGCACCAGGCCGGATGATTTTGATTTGGTTGTCACCGACCAGACCATGCCCGGCTTGACCGGTATCGTCCTGGCCCAGAAAATTTTTACCCTGAAACCCAAAATGCCGATCATTATCTGCACGGGGTTCAGCGAGGCATTGAGTGAAGAAAAGGCCAAGGAAATTGGTTTTGCCGGTTATATCTTGAAGCCGGTGATGATAGGCGACTTTGCCCGGGTTGTTCGCCGGGCGCTTGAGGGAGGGGAGGGATGA
- a CDS encoding LemA family protein, with protein MQRFLVLVSFVLLAVGLSGCGYNAIQQNDEGVIAAWGDVEASYQRRADLIPNLVEAVKAYAAHEKDTLTAVTEARAKVGTIQAGAEVVNNPQAFAKFQEAQSGLSSALSRLMVVVERYPDLKANQNFLDFQHQLEGTENRINVARVRYNEAVRIFNTSIRTFPNNLTNNLLLHLPRREAFKAEEGAAAAPKVKF; from the coding sequence ATGCAGAGATTCCTCGTACTTGTCAGTTTCGTGCTTCTCGCTGTCGGTTTGAGCGGTTGCGGCTACAATGCCATCCAGCAGAACGACGAGGGCGTGATCGCCGCCTGGGGCGATGTTGAAGCCTCTTACCAACGGCGCGCCGACCTCATCCCCAACCTGGTTGAAGCGGTAAAGGCCTACGCGGCCCACGAGAAAGATACGCTCACCGCCGTTACCGAGGCCAGGGCCAAGGTCGGCACCATTCAGGCAGGCGCCGAAGTGGTGAACAACCCCCAGGCCTTTGCCAAATTCCAGGAAGCGCAGAGCGGGCTTTCCTCCGCCCTTTCCCGCCTGATGGTGGTGGTGGAACGCTATCCGGACCTCAAGGCAAACCAGAACTTCCTCGATTTTCAACACCAGCTCGAAGGTACGGAAAACCGGATCAACGTGGCCCGGGTCCGTTACAACGAGGCGGTGCGGATCTTCAACACCTCCATCCGCACCTTCCCCAACAACCTGACCAACAACCTGCTGCTCCATCTGCCCCGCCGCGAAGCATTCAAGGCGGAAGAAGGTGCGGCCGCGGCCCCGAAGGTCAAGTTCTAA
- a CDS encoding TPM domain-containing protein, protein MIQAETFFTEAEKEQIAATISGVEQKTSGEVVAMVVAESDTYPEARLLAGFSIGGLTALIITDLFLGDSLGYFLPLALCGAMLVTALTRLCPPLLRLFIPASRLETRVAQRALRSFYEKKLHTTRDNTGVLFFISLLEHKVWILADTGIYAKISQETLLTYANDIATGIKQGEGCTALCRQIEAVGAILASHFPIKADDTNELSNQLLTG, encoded by the coding sequence ATGATCCAAGCAGAGACTTTTTTTACAGAGGCGGAAAAAGAGCAGATTGCTGCAACCATCTCCGGGGTGGAGCAAAAAACCTCCGGCGAAGTTGTCGCCATGGTGGTGGCGGAGAGCGACACCTATCCTGAAGCAAGGCTCCTGGCCGGGTTCAGTATCGGCGGTCTGACCGCGCTCATTATCACCGACCTTTTTTTGGGAGACAGCCTGGGATACTTCCTCCCCCTTGCTCTTTGCGGGGCCATGCTCGTTACCGCTCTTACCCGGCTCTGCCCCCCGCTGCTCCGGCTGTTCATCCCTGCAAGCCGGCTGGAAACCAGGGTCGCCCAACGGGCACTCCGCTCCTTTTACGAAAAAAAACTCCACACCACCCGCGACAACACCGGGGTGCTCTTTTTCATCTCCCTGCTTGAGCACAAGGTCTGGATTCTGGCAGATACGGGCATCTATGCGAAAATCTCCCAGGAAACCCTGCTGACCTACGCCAACGACATTGCCACCGGCATAAAGCAAGGAGAGGGGTGCACTGCCTTGTGCCGGCAGATTGAAGCGGTGGGCGCTATCTTGGCCAGTCATTTCCCCATCAAAGCCGATGACACCAATGAACTTTCCAATCAACTGCTCACCGGCTGA
- a CDS encoding arsenate reductase ArsC, translating into MHKIKILFLCTGNSCRSQMAEGWGRHLYPERYEFFSAGIETHGLNPLAVRVMAEAGVDISSHHSKLLSELASITFDYVITVCDHANEQCPFFAGKAVKLHREFPDPPRLARTATNEEEALDHYRAVRDAIRDYLTTLPDDLAANHL; encoded by the coding sequence ATGCACAAAATAAAAATTCTTTTTCTCTGCACCGGCAACTCCTGCCGCAGCCAGATGGCCGAGGGCTGGGGAAGACATCTCTACCCGGAGCGCTATGAATTTTTCTCGGCCGGGATCGAAACCCACGGCCTCAACCCCTTGGCTGTCCGGGTCATGGCTGAGGCCGGGGTCGACATCAGCAGCCACCATTCGAAACTGCTCTCCGAACTGGCGTCCATTACCTTTGACTACGTGATCACGGTCTGCGACCATGCCAACGAGCAATGCCCATTTTTTGCAGGCAAGGCGGTCAAGCTGCACCGGGAATTCCCAGATCCGCCGCGTCTCGCCCGGACAGCGACCAACGAAGAAGAGGCTCTCGACCATTACCGCGCTGTCCGCGACGCTATCCGGGATTACCTGACCACCCTGCCCGACGATCTGGCCGCTAACCACCTGTAA
- a CDS encoding permease, whose amino-acid sequence MQPIKLNNLAPQPKPSKVPPLSPGATRRYLATGLFSLVVWFTVYKQLSPLADFITFTLLNLSPDSRLGKATQFFLYDTPKVLMLLALVVFAVGILRSFFTPERTRKILAGKRESVGNVLAALLGIATPFCSCSAVPLFIGFVTAGIPLGVTFSFLIAAPMVNEVALVLLYGLLGWKVALLYLTTGLAIAIIAGWTIGRLHMEHYVEEWVKHVLASGTDTVMPCNLQERVRYGRQAVQDIMGKVWPYVILGIGVGAGIHGYVPEGFMASIMGKSAWWSVPMAVVIGIPMYANAAGIVPVLQALLGKGAALGTALAFMMSVVALSLPEIVILRRVLKPALIATFIGVVGSGILLVGYLFNMII is encoded by the coding sequence ATGCAACCCATCAAATTGAACAACCTCGCACCACAACCAAAGCCGTCAAAGGTGCCGCCGCTTTCCCCTGGTGCCACCAGACGCTATCTCGCGACCGGCCTCTTCTCCCTGGTTGTCTGGTTTACTGTCTACAAACAGCTTTCCCCCCTTGCCGACTTCATCACCTTTACCCTGCTCAATCTCTCCCCGGACAGCCGATTGGGCAAGGCCACCCAGTTCTTCCTCTATGACACGCCCAAGGTGCTGATGCTCCTGGCCTTGGTGGTATTCGCAGTGGGCATTCTCCGTTCCTTCTTCACTCCGGAACGAACCCGAAAAATCCTCGCAGGCAAACGCGAATCCGTGGGCAATGTTCTGGCCGCCCTGCTGGGTATCGCCACCCCATTCTGCTCCTGCTCGGCCGTCCCCCTGTTCATCGGCTTTGTAACGGCCGGGATCCCGCTGGGCGTCACCTTCTCCTTTCTCATTGCCGCGCCCATGGTCAACGAGGTTGCCCTGGTTCTGCTCTATGGCTTGCTGGGCTGGAAGGTGGCACTTCTCTATCTCACCACCGGCCTTGCCATTGCCATTATCGCAGGCTGGACCATTGGTCGGCTCCACATGGAGCACTACGTTGAGGAATGGGTCAAGCATGTGCTGGCCAGCGGTACTGACACCGTGATGCCCTGCAATCTCCAGGAACGGGTGCGATATGGACGCCAAGCTGTGCAAGACATCATGGGGAAGGTCTGGCCCTATGTCATCCTCGGTATTGGGGTGGGCGCGGGGATCCACGGCTACGTGCCCGAAGGATTCATGGCCTCGATCATGGGCAAATCCGCCTGGTGGTCGGTGCCCATGGCCGTGGTCATCGGCATCCCCATGTATGCCAACGCCGCCGGCATCGTGCCGGTCCTCCAAGCCCTGCTTGGCAAAGGAGCGGCGCTGGGCACGGCCCTGGCCTTCATGATGAGCGTCGTCGCTCTCTCCCTGCCGGAAATAGTCATCCTCCGCAGGGTCTTGAAACCCGCGCTCATCGCCACCTTTATCGGCGTGGTCGGCAGCGGCATCCTGCTGGTGGGCTATCTTTTCAATATGATTATTTAG
- a CDS encoding DUF2703 domain-containing protein — MKKITVEWCHLDKEGKTCDRCAETGQGIAETVQRLQVECRAKGVEILFTETKLSEAQIDQSNLILINGKPIETVLPRTTVSKSSCCSCGELTGQEESCRSIIRHGQVHEAIPREFIREAICRVAGCC, encoded by the coding sequence ATGAAAAAAATCACGGTGGAATGGTGCCATCTGGACAAAGAGGGCAAAACCTGCGATCGTTGTGCCGAGACGGGACAGGGTATCGCGGAAACAGTACAACGGTTACAGGTCGAATGCAGAGCGAAGGGGGTGGAGATCCTGTTCACTGAAACCAAACTGAGCGAGGCGCAGATCGACCAATCGAACCTCATTCTCATCAACGGCAAACCGATTGAGACGGTCCTCCCCCGGACGACGGTCTCGAAAAGCAGTTGCTGCTCTTGCGGCGAGCTCACGGGCCAGGAGGAATCCTGCCGGAGCATCATCAGACACGGCCAGGTACATGAGGCCATTCCCCGGGAATTTATCAGGGAAGCGATTTGCAGGGTGGCCGGCTGCTGCTGA
- a CDS encoding TPM domain-containing protein, producing MSQGEQHTPSRTGKPFYLFCLLTLCLLLVAGPKSAKALEVPQYQGYVTDLAGMISPGERQKLEQMLLAFEQSDSTQIAVLTIPSLEGDSLEDFSIRTVDAWKIGQKGKDNGVLLLVSKGDRKIRIEVGRGLEGVLTDLLAGRIVDQIISPRFKSGQLDQGFEAGITTIISATRGEYKGTGSSRRGARKGSQSSLFNYLIFFAILVGFLGRLSKPVGALAGAALLPLFAFLGISSPLGWLILLLLIPGGALLGLLLPLFFANAGGGGMYLGGGGFGGGGGGDSFGGFGGGGFGGGGASGGW from the coding sequence ATGTCACAAGGCGAGCAGCATACCCCATCCCGGACCGGCAAACCGTTTTATCTCTTTTGTCTGCTGACCCTCTGCCTCCTCCTTGTTGCGGGACCCAAATCAGCCAAGGCGCTGGAGGTTCCGCAATACCAGGGGTATGTCACCGACTTGGCCGGGATGATTTCCCCTGGGGAGCGGCAAAAGCTCGAGCAGATGCTGCTCGCCTTTGAACAATCCGATTCCACCCAGATCGCGGTGCTGACCATCCCGTCGCTTGAAGGCGATTCGCTGGAGGATTTCAGCATCCGCACGGTGGATGCCTGGAAGATCGGCCAGAAGGGCAAGGACAACGGGGTGCTGCTTTTGGTCAGCAAGGGCGACCGCAAGATCCGGATCGAGGTTGGCCGCGGCCTGGAAGGGGTGCTGACCGACCTGCTTGCCGGCCGCATCGTTGACCAGATCATCTCCCCGCGTTTTAAGTCCGGCCAGCTGGACCAAGGCTTTGAGGCCGGGATCACCACGATCATCAGCGCCACGCGAGGCGAATACAAGGGTACCGGCAGCTCCCGCCGAGGAGCGCGCAAGGGGAGCCAATCCTCGCTCTTCAACTATCTGATCTTTTTTGCCATCCTGGTCGGTTTTCTCGGGCGGCTGAGCAAGCCGGTCGGGGCGCTTGCGGGGGCGGCACTCCTGCCTCTCTTTGCCTTTCTCGGAATCTCTTCGCCCCTGGGCTGGCTGATCCTGCTCCTCCTGATCCCGGGCGGCGCCCTGCTGGGCCTCCTGCTCCCGCTCTTTTTCGCCAATGCCGGGGGGGGGGGGATGTACTTGGGCGGCGGCGGTTTTGGCGGCGGCGGCGGAGGCGATAGCTTTGGCGGCTTCGGCGGCGGTGGTTTCGGAGGCGGCGGCGCCTCGGGGGGCTGGTAG
- a CDS encoding DEAD/DEAH box helicase codes for MTTFADLGIHPDIISGLEALGFTAPTPVQEQIIPLLLEKPVDIVGLAQTGTGKTAAFGIPLVQLCSPDSRKTQALVLCPTRELCMQVARDLNAFAKNLPAIRVCAVYGGASIDNQIRSLRQGAPIIVATPGRLHDLMRRQVIDLSEIRLVVLDEADEMLQMGFQDELNAILAQTPADKHTLLFSATMPQSVASISRKYMKNPLEITVGTRNAGSENIRHMYYMVHAKDRYLALRRLVDMNPDMYAIIFCRTRQEVNDVADKLSKDGYNADPLHGELSQSQRDYVMQRFRSKSVQLLVATDVAARGLDVTDLTHVINYNLPDDSANYTHRSGRTGRAGKTGISISIIHMREQFRIKEIESKMKRQFELGKVPSGHEVCKKQLLHKIEIIKNIEVNTSRLAPFMETITEALADLDRDELILRFVSQEFDNVLAHYQNAPDINVSDKGRGRDEGYNRSESRFARSDRPDSRYAKPDRPDSKFALARQEDRGERVNFSRFYLNIGQKDGLYPARLIGQINDASGSASIKIGRIEILDNTAMLEADSRFAQKIIEVFQGLKVNGRDVEVKTLDAPKGRPGKPTGGYPGRSSKGPKSFKPSSSSRPSSSAKPYSSARPAGAAKPYPSARPATSSKPATSSRPPSAGVPRRGKKKPYSE; via the coding sequence ATGACCACCTTTGCTGACCTTGGCATCCATCCCGACATCATCTCCGGCCTCGAAGCCCTGGGCTTCACTGCTCCCACCCCGGTTCAGGAGCAGATCATCCCGCTCCTCCTTGAAAAACCGGTGGATATCGTCGGCCTGGCCCAGACCGGCACCGGCAAAACCGCAGCCTTCGGCATCCCCCTGGTGCAGCTTTGCTCGCCGGACAGCCGCAAGACCCAGGCCCTGGTACTCTGCCCGACCCGAGAGCTGTGCATGCAGGTGGCCCGCGATCTCAATGCCTTTGCCAAAAATCTTCCCGCCATCCGGGTCTGCGCCGTTTATGGCGGTGCCAGCATCGACAACCAGATCCGCTCCTTGCGGCAGGGGGCGCCGATCATCGTGGCCACCCCCGGGCGGCTGCACGACTTGATGCGCCGCCAGGTGATCGATCTTTCCGAGATTCGCCTGGTGGTGCTGGACGAAGCCGACGAGATGCTGCAGATGGGATTTCAAGACGAGCTGAACGCCATCCTCGCCCAAACCCCGGCCGACAAACACACCCTGTTGTTTTCCGCCACCATGCCCCAAAGCGTGGCCTCCATTTCCCGGAAATACATGAAAAACCCCCTGGAGATCACGGTGGGCACCCGTAATGCCGGCTCGGAAAACATCCGCCACATGTACTATATGGTCCACGCCAAGGACCGCTACCTGGCCCTGCGCCGGCTGGTGGACATGAACCCGGATATGTACGCCATCATCTTCTGCCGCACCCGCCAGGAGGTAAACGATGTCGCGGACAAACTCTCCAAGGACGGCTACAACGCCGACCCCCTCCATGGCGAACTCTCCCAAAGCCAGCGCGATTATGTGATGCAGCGTTTTCGCAGCAAATCGGTGCAGCTGCTGGTGGCCACCGATGTGGCGGCCCGCGGCCTTGACGTCACCGACCTTACCCACGTGATCAACTACAACCTGCCCGATGACAGCGCCAACTACACCCATCGCAGCGGGCGTACCGGACGGGCCGGCAAGACCGGCATCTCCATTTCCATCATCCATATGCGCGAACAGTTCCGCATCAAGGAAATCGAGAGCAAGATGAAACGTCAGTTCGAACTGGGCAAGGTTCCATCCGGCCATGAGGTCTGCAAAAAACAGCTCCTCCACAAGATCGAGATCATCAAAAACATCGAGGTCAACACCAGCCGGCTCGCCCCCTTCATGGAGACCATCACCGAGGCCCTGGCCGATCTCGACCGGGACGAACTGATCCTGCGTTTTGTTTCCCAGGAGTTCGACAACGTCTTGGCCCATTACCAGAATGCCCCGGACATCAATGTTTCGGACAAAGGCCGCGGCCGCGATGAAGGCTACAACCGTTCGGAAAGCAGATTCGCCCGATCGGACCGCCCGGACAGCCGATACGCCAAGCCGGACCGCCCGGACAGCAAATTCGCCCTCGCCCGCCAGGAAGACCGTGGCGAACGCGTGAATTTCAGCCGCTTTTACCTCAATATCGGCCAGAAAGACGGCCTCTACCCGGCCCGGCTCATCGGCCAGATCAATGATGCCAGCGGCTCGGCCTCCATCAAAATCGGCCGAATCGAGATCCTGGACAACACCGCCATGCTCGAAGCGGACAGCCGCTTCGCCCAAAAAATCATTGAGGTGTTCCAGGGGCTCAAGGTCAACGGCAGGGACGTCGAGGTGAAAACCCTGGACGCCCCGAAAGGACGGCCCGGCAAACCAACCGGCGGGTATCCCGGCCGCAGCTCCAAGGGGCCGAAATCGTTTAAGCCCTCCAGCTCGTCCAGGCCTTCCAGCTCCGCCAAACCGTATTCCTCGGCCCGGCCTGCAGGCGCAGCCAAACCATATCCCTCGGCTCGGCCTGCAACCTCGAGCAAACCGGCGACCTCCTCCAGACCCCCGAGTGCCGGTGTTCCCAGAAGAGGAAAGAAGAAACCTTATTCCGAATAA